The following is a genomic window from Bordetella sp. H567.
CCGTGCTGTCCATGGAGCAATGGGAAACCATGGCCGATAAGCTGACCCAGGCCGGCACCCGCTTCGTGATCGAACCGTATATCCGCTTCAAGGGCGAAGTGGGCGAGCAGGCCACCATGTTCTTCCTGGATCCGTCGGGCAACGCCCTGGAATTCAAGGCCTTCAAGAACATGGATTCCCTGTTCGCGAAATAAGCGCGGCGGCACGTGAACGCAGGGCCTGAATCCGCGGCGCCGGACTGGCGCATCCACCCGCAGGGGGATCGCTGCCTGCTGGTGGTTTTCGGCGACGCCATCGACGCGGACGTCGGCCGGCGCTGCCTGGCCGTGGCGCGGCTGCTGCGCGATGCGGGGCTGCCCGGCGTGACCGACGTCGTGCCTTCCTTCGTCGCGGTCGCCGTCCACTACGCCCCGGGCCCGGACGGCGGCGGCCCAACCTTCGCCTTCCTGGCCGACAGGATCGAAGCCCTGCTGGCCGGCGGCATCCCCAGCGCCGACAGCACCGCCCGCGACGTGGACGTCCCCGTCTGCTACGGCGGCGAGCACGGCCCCGACCTGGAAGACGTCGCCCGCGCCGCCGGCATCACGCCGGACGAAGTGATCGCGCTGCATACGCGCCCGGGCAGCATGGTCTTCATGCTGGGCTTCGCGCCCGGGCATCCCTATATCGGCGTCCACGATGAACGCCTGAACCTGCCCAGGCGCGCGTCGCCGCGCACCGCCGTTCCGGTCGGGTCCGTTGCCGTGGCCAACCGCCAGACGGTGATCTACCCCAGCCGGCTGCCCGGCGGATGGAACATCATCGGCGCGACGCCATTGAGGCTGTTCGATCCGGCGCGCGAGCCAGCATCCCTGCTGCAGCCCGGCGACCGCGTCCGCTTCGTTCCCATCGACGCTCCCACGTTCGCGCGCATGCGGGCGGAGCAAGCATGACCGTCTCCGTATTGAAACCGGGCCTGCTGTCCTCCTTCCAGGACCTGGGGCGGCTGGGCTATCAGCACCAGGGCATACCGGCGGCGGGGGCCATGGATGCGCGTGCCCACCGCCTGGCCAGCCTGCTGGCGGGCAACGATCCGGCCCGTACCGCCACGCTGGAAATCACCCTGCAGGGGCCGACGCTGCGCTTCGAAGGCGCGGCCTGCTTCGCCTTGAGCGGTGCCTCGCTGGGCGCGGCGCTGAACGGACGGGCCTTGCCGGTCAACCGGCCGCTGCTGGCACGCGCGGGCGACGTGCTGTCCTTCGGTGCGCCCGCCGCGCCGGCGCCGGGCGGCGCGCCCGGCCTGCGCGCCTACCTGGCCGTACACGGCGGCTTCGCGCTGACGCGCGTCATGGACAGCGAAAGCACGTATCTGCGCAGCGGCTTCGGCGGCCACGAAGGCCGGGCGCTGGCCAAGGGCGACACCATCGGGCTGCGCACGCGGCTGGACACCGATGCCCTGGACGCGCTGGAAGAGGCGCTCTGGCAGACCCGGCTCTACCTTCCCGCTACGCTGGCCGCGCAGGCCCGCGCCGCGGTCCGCGCGATGCCGGGACGGCAATGGC
Proteins encoded in this region:
- the pxpB gene encoding 5-oxoprolinase subunit PxpB; this translates as MNAGPESAAPDWRIHPQGDRCLLVVFGDAIDADVGRRCLAVARLLRDAGLPGVTDVVPSFVAVAVHYAPGPDGGGPTFAFLADRIEALLAGGIPSADSTARDVDVPVCYGGEHGPDLEDVARAAGITPDEVIALHTRPGSMVFMLGFAPGHPYIGVHDERLNLPRRASPRTAVPVGSVAVANRQTVIYPSRLPGGWNIIGATPLRLFDPAREPASLLQPGDRVRFVPIDAPTFARMRAEQA
- a CDS encoding biotin-dependent carboxyltransferase family protein — encoded protein: MTVSVLKPGLLSSFQDLGRLGYQHQGIPAAGAMDARAHRLASLLAGNDPARTATLEITLQGPTLRFEGAACFALSGASLGAALNGRALPVNRPLLARAGDVLSFGAPAAPAPGGAPGLRAYLAVHGGFALTRVMDSESTYLRSGFGGHEGRALAKGDTIGLRTRLDTDALDALEEALWQTRLYLPATLAAQARAAVRAMPGRQWQDFTHASREAFAHEAFIVTPQSERMGYRLRGPALAMAAPRQMLSEATCFGTVQVPADGAPIVLMADRQTTGGYPKIAQVASVDLPLLAQTAPGSTIRFEMISLEDAQRLDGERETAFARLAAALAPLRARYACHTSVSN